The genomic window GTGGCTAAGGCCGTAGCTATCCCAGACCTTGAAGTAAGTGCCATTGTGGAACACCTGACCGTTTTTCCACTTCGCCGCGCCGGTATTCACTGGAATCCAGCCGAGTGAGCGACGAACACCGCCGGACTTGCGCCACGCCAACCGCGACTTCTTGAACTGTTTGCGGCGTGTTGTGTATTCACGGGCGACTTCCTGCAACGTTTGACTGTGCAGACCCAGGTCCTTACCTGCACCTCTGGTGTAGGGGTGCATATCGTAGGCTGATAGAAACAGACCTCGCTCACGAATCGCTCGTGAACTCAGTTCGTTAAGGTAGTTCCAGACAAAGTTCACGCGGCGTGCCATACGATTGAGTTGGTCGACGTGCTTGTCTTTGACTCGAACCTTGAGGGTCTTGGTCTGTTTCATGCTTTGGAGTATAGTTGGCCTATGAACACTAAACAAGAATTACGCACGGGCAGGCACTGCGTTTTTATGATTCACGCCCACTTGGTCTTTGTGACAAAATTCCGTGGCAGAATCTTTAACGCTGAACACCTCGATTCCCTCGAAGCGCTTTTTCGGCGGGTATGCGCTGACTTCGAAACAGCGTTGGTGGAATTTAATGGCGAGACGGATCACGTTCACCTGCTGGTGAACTACCCGCCAAAAATGGCGCTATCCAAGCTGGTGAACAGCCTGAAAGGCGTATCAAGCAGGCGTATGAAGCTATTGCACCCTGAGCTGGCGAAATCGGCATACCTGAAAAACGCCCTATGGAGTCCCAGTTACTTTGCAGGAAGTGTCGGTGGGGCACCTATATCGGTCGTCCGTCAATATATTGAGGAACAAAACCGCCCTAACAAGTCGCCCTAGCGGGCGACGCGCTCTACATCCCCGCAATAGAAGTACGGGGTTTTCCGCGCAAATCTGATAATGAAAAAATTTGCACTGAACACGCTGGCACTGTCTGTTTCCCTGGCCATTGTTGGCACTGCCAACGCGGCTGAATTTGATGATATGGATCCGGTCACCCTGCGCCTGGCGCATGTGGTGAACGAGCAGGATGGCTTTCATATCGCCGCGCTTAAGTTTGAAGAACTGGTGGAAGCGCGCCCCGATGGCAAGGTGGATGTCGAGATCTACCCCAACGCCTCGCTGGGTGATGAGCGCACCCTACTGGAAGGTATGCAGATCGGCACTGTGGATATGGGTGTAATTACCAACGGCCCGGTGGCCAACTTTGTGGAAGAAATGGCGGTGTTTGAGCTGCCCTTCCTGTTCCCCTCCAATGAAGCCGCGTATGAGGTGCTGGATGGCCCGATTGGCCAGGAGCTGCTCGACAAGCTTTCCGAGGTGAATCTCAAGGGACTGGCCTATGCCGAGCGCGGTTTTCGTAACCTGACCAACAGCGAGCGCGCCGTTAACTCGCCTGCCGATCTGGATGGCCTGCGCATCCGTGTGATGGAAAACCCGGTATACACCGATACCTTCCGAGAGCTGGGTGCCAACGCTATTCCCATGGCCTGGACCGAAGCGCTGACCGCCATGCAGCAGGGCACCATTGATGGCCAGGAAAACCCGGTGAACGTGATTCACTCCTTTGACCTGAATGAAACCCAGACGCATATGACGCTTTCGCGCCATACCTATGCGCCCGCGATTTTTGTGATGGGCATGCCGGTATGGAACCAATTGCCGGAGGCCGCGCAAACCGTTATTGAAGACGCTGCCCAGGAAGCCGCTGAGCACGAGCGCCAGATGAATGCCGAGATGGAAGCTGACCAGCTGGCCGCTCTGCGTGAAGCGGGGATGCGGATCAATGATTCGCCGGATCTGGGCGCCTTCCAGGAAGCCGTAGCGCCGGTGTATGAGAAATACGGCGAACAGTTTGGTGATTACCTGCCCCGCATCCAGGAGGCGCTGGCACAGTGATGGCCAAAGCACAGCCGCTATTGGCGCTGTTGCAACGCATTGAACGCGGGCTGGATGCCATCATCCAGCCCGCTGTTTTTGCCTGCATGGCGGCCTTGATTGGCGTTATTACCCTGCAGATTGTCTCCCGGGTGCTGTTTACTGCCGTGGGCTGGACAGAGGAAGTCGCCCGCTTTCTGCTGATATGGATGACCTTTCTGGCGGCCACCCTGGCCTTTCAGCGCGGCCGCCATATT from Halomonas sp. CH40 includes these protein-coding regions:
- the tnpA gene encoding IS200/IS605 family transposase; amino-acid sequence: MNTKQELRTGRHCVFMIHAHLVFVTKFRGRIFNAEHLDSLEALFRRVCADFETALVEFNGETDHVHLLVNYPPKMALSKLVNSLKGVSSRRMKLLHPELAKSAYLKNALWSPSYFAGSVGGAPISVVRQYIEEQNRPNKSP
- a CDS encoding TRAP transporter substrate-binding protein codes for the protein MKKFALNTLALSVSLAIVGTANAAEFDDMDPVTLRLAHVVNEQDGFHIAALKFEELVEARPDGKVDVEIYPNASLGDERTLLEGMQIGTVDMGVITNGPVANFVEEMAVFELPFLFPSNEAAYEVLDGPIGQELLDKLSEVNLKGLAYAERGFRNLTNSERAVNSPADLDGLRIRVMENPVYTDTFRELGANAIPMAWTEALTAMQQGTIDGQENPVNVIHSFDLNETQTHMTLSRHTYAPAIFVMGMPVWNQLPEAAQTVIEDAAQEAAEHERQMNAEMEADQLAALREAGMRINDSPDLGAFQEAVAPVYEKYGEQFGDYLPRIQEALAQ